A region of Ramlibacter agri DNA encodes the following proteins:
- the murC gene encoding UDP-N-acetylmuramate--L-alanine ligase has product MKHAVKHIHFVGIGGAGMSGIAEILRNLGYLISGSDLADTPVLRRLASLGIQTFVGHAAANVIGADAVVTSTAVQSDNPEVVAARKRKIPVVPRAMMLAELMRLKQGIAIAGTHGKTTTTSLVASILAEGGLDPTFVIGGRLNSAGANAKLGSGDYIVVEADESDASFLNLMPVMAVVTNIDADHMETYGHDFGKLKKAFLEFLHRMPFYGTAILCVEDEAVRSIIPEVQCPVTTYGFNEEAQVRAVDVKAVGTQMHFTVQRRNGVTLPDMHVKLNLVGMHNVLNALSAIAVAVELNIPDDAVVKALGEFRGVGRRFQGYGDVKVPEANGGGKFTVIEDYGHHPVEMAATLAAARGAFPGRRIVLAFQPHRYTRTRDCFEDFVKVLGSADSVLLAEVYSAGEEPIVAADGRSLARAVRVAGKVEPQFVGDIATMPDAVLDMARDGDVVMFMGAGSIGGVPAKVVDAGGAA; this is encoded by the coding sequence ATGAAGCACGCAGTCAAACATATCCACTTCGTGGGGATCGGCGGCGCCGGCATGTCCGGCATCGCGGAGATCCTGCGCAACCTCGGCTACCTCATTTCCGGCTCGGACCTGGCGGACACGCCGGTGCTGCGCCGCCTGGCTTCGCTGGGCATCCAGACCTTCGTCGGCCACGCCGCCGCCAACGTGATCGGCGCCGATGCGGTGGTCACGTCCACCGCGGTGCAGTCCGACAACCCCGAGGTGGTCGCCGCGCGCAAGCGCAAGATCCCCGTGGTGCCGCGCGCCATGATGCTGGCGGAGCTGATGCGCCTGAAGCAGGGCATCGCCATCGCCGGCACGCACGGCAAGACGACCACCACCAGCCTGGTCGCCAGCATCCTGGCCGAAGGCGGGCTGGACCCCACCTTCGTGATCGGCGGCCGCCTGAACAGCGCCGGCGCCAACGCCAAGCTGGGAAGCGGCGACTACATCGTGGTCGAAGCCGACGAATCCGATGCCTCGTTCCTGAACCTGATGCCGGTGATGGCGGTGGTGACGAACATCGACGCCGACCACATGGAGACCTACGGCCACGACTTCGGCAAGCTGAAGAAGGCCTTCCTGGAGTTCCTGCACCGCATGCCTTTCTACGGCACCGCGATCCTGTGCGTGGAAGACGAGGCGGTGCGCTCCATCATTCCCGAAGTGCAGTGCCCGGTCACCACCTACGGCTTCAACGAGGAAGCGCAGGTGCGCGCCGTGGACGTGAAGGCGGTCGGCACGCAGATGCACTTCACCGTGCAGCGCCGCAACGGCGTCACGCTGCCGGACATGCACGTGAAGCTGAATCTGGTGGGCATGCACAACGTGCTGAACGCCCTGTCGGCGATCGCGGTGGCGGTGGAACTGAACATCCCCGACGACGCGGTCGTGAAGGCGCTGGGCGAATTCCGCGGCGTCGGCCGCCGCTTCCAGGGCTACGGCGACGTCAAGGTGCCGGAAGCCAATGGCGGCGGCAAGTTCACCGTGATCGAAGACTACGGCCACCACCCGGTGGAGATGGCCGCGACCCTGGCCGCGGCGCGCGGCGCCTTCCCGGGCCGCCGCATCGTGCTGGCCTTCCAGCCGCACCGCTACACGCGCACGCGCGACTGCTTCGAGGATTTCGTCAAGGTCCTGGGCAGCGCCGACAGCGTGCTGCTGGCCGAGGTCTATTCGGCCGGCGAGGAACCCATCGTGGCTGCCGACGGCCGCTCGCTGGCGCGCGCCGTGCGCGTGGCCGGCAAGGTGGAGCCGCAGTTCGTGGGCGACATCGCGACGATGCCGG